From one Henriciella marina DSM 19595 genomic stretch:
- the hemA gene encoding 5-aminolevulinate synthase, which yields MKHIKAFEDALTNIRDEGRYRVFVDLQRHRGQFPKATARFESGEREITVWCSNDYLGMGQDEDVLASMHEAIDSFGAGSGGTRNISGTTRYHVELEKELADLHGKSGALLFTSGYVANEATLSTLGKILPGLIIYSDELNHASMIEGIRRSGADRRIFRHNDIEHLRALIENDDPSRPKLIAFESVYSMDGDVGPIEEFCDLADEFDALTYLDEVHAVGMYGDDGAGVAQRDGVMNRVDIIEGTLGKAYGVMGGYIAGHDTMIDAIRSMASGFIFTTSTCPVMAAGALASVRKLRSDDGRRLRADHQAKAALLKEKFRQAGLPVMDSVTHIVPLLVGDPEKCKALSDTLLFDFGIYVQPINYPTVPRGTERLRFTPGPVHDEVMMDELVAAILAVWKQLGLEEAA from the coding sequence ATGAAACATATCAAAGCATTCGAAGATGCGCTGACGAATATTCGTGACGAAGGCCGCTACCGCGTCTTTGTCGATCTTCAGCGTCATCGTGGCCAGTTCCCCAAGGCAACCGCCCGGTTTGAATCCGGCGAGCGGGAGATCACCGTATGGTGCTCGAACGATTATCTCGGCATGGGCCAGGATGAAGACGTTCTGGCCTCCATGCACGAAGCGATCGACAGCTTTGGCGCAGGCTCCGGCGGAACACGCAATATTTCCGGCACGACCCGCTATCACGTCGAGCTTGAGAAAGAGCTTGCCGATCTTCACGGCAAGTCGGGCGCTTTGCTCTTCACATCGGGATATGTCGCCAATGAAGCGACGCTCTCGACGCTGGGCAAGATCCTGCCGGGGCTGATTATCTATTCCGATGAGCTCAATCACGCATCGATGATCGAGGGGATCCGCCGGTCCGGCGCCGACCGCCGCATCTTCCGCCATAATGATATCGAACATCTGCGCGCACTGATCGAGAATGACGATCCCTCGCGTCCAAAACTGATCGCTTTCGAAAGCGTCTATTCAATGGACGGCGATGTCGGCCCGATCGAAGAGTTCTGCGACCTCGCAGATGAGTTTGATGCGCTCACCTATCTCGACGAAGTCCACGCCGTTGGCATGTATGGCGATGACGGGGCAGGGGTCGCCCAGCGCGACGGTGTCATGAACCGCGTCGATATTATCGAAGGCACCCTCGGCAAGGCGTATGGTGTCATGGGCGGTTATATCGCCGGTCACGACACGATGATTGACGCCATCCGTTCGATGGCCTCGGGTTTCATCTTCACCACCTCCACCTGTCCCGTAATGGCCGCTGGCGCGCTTGCCAGCGTGCGCAAGCTGCGGTCCGATGATGGCCGCCGACTTCGCGCCGATCATCAGGCCAAGGCCGCCCTGCTCAAGGAGAAGTTCCGTCAGGCAGGACTGCCCGTCATGGACAGCGTAACCCATATCGTGCCTCTGCTGGTTGGCGATCCAGAAAAGTGCAAGGCGCTGTCCGACACGCTGCTCTTTGATTTCGGCATCTACGTTCAGCCGATCAACTATCCGACCGTTCCACGTGGCACCGAACGGCTCCGCTTCACGCCTGGCCCTGTCCATGATGAAGTCATGATGGATGAGCTTGTCGCCGCTATTCTGGCGGTCTGGAAACAGCTCGGTCTCGAAGAAGCCGCATAG
- a CDS encoding riboflavin synthase, whose amino-acid sequence MFTGLVTDIGRVESVEDTNGLRRLRVRSHFPADDITLGASIMHAGVCLTVVEFGPAEDGSWFEVEAVPETLSLTTLGELETGSPVNLELSLRLGDELGGHLVYGHVDGLGEIVSISEEGDSYRVRIRPPTSIARYFATKGSVTVSGVSLTVAKAHEDGDFDVAIIPHTWQVTTLSALQPGSKVNLEVDMLARYVARMIGADAPETKGKA is encoded by the coding sequence ATGTTTACCGGTCTGGTTACCGACATTGGACGCGTTGAGAGCGTCGAGGACACGAACGGGCTGAGACGCCTCCGTGTGCGCTCACACTTTCCAGCAGACGACATTACGTTGGGCGCTTCCATCATGCATGCAGGGGTCTGCCTGACGGTTGTCGAGTTTGGCCCGGCCGAGGATGGTAGCTGGTTCGAGGTTGAGGCCGTCCCAGAAACGCTGTCTCTGACGACGCTCGGCGAGCTTGAGACCGGTTCACCTGTAAACCTTGAACTGTCACTCAGACTTGGCGACGAGCTCGGCGGCCATCTCGTCTATGGTCATGTCGACGGCCTCGGTGAGATCGTCTCGATTTCGGAAGAGGGTGACAGCTACCGTGTGCGCATCCGCCCGCCAACCAGCATCGCCCGCTACTTCGCGACCAAAGGTTCGGTAACAGTTAGCGGCGTGTCTCTCACCGTCGCAAAGGCTCATGAAGATGGCGACTTCGATGTCGCGATTATTCCCCATACCTGGCAAGTCACGACGCTGAGCGCATTACAGCCGGGCAGCAAAGTAAATCTTGAGGTCGACATGCTCGCGCGGTACGTCGCCCGGATGATCGGTGCAGACGCACCGGAGACCAAGGGTAAGGCATGA
- the nusB gene encoding transcription antitermination factor NusB has product MSDAQKLPFEVIRARRAGARLAAVQALYQMEQTGRGASAVIREFMEDRLGFGPDEEPVEEADPDLFKEILKATVEHQSAIDSAILKRLNKGWKLARLDSTTRAILRAATAEFIAHRELSRAVVIDEYVSLAHDFFESSEANFVNAVLDNIGRDVRPEE; this is encoded by the coding sequence ATGAGCGACGCTCAGAAACTCCCCTTTGAAGTTATTCGCGCGCGCCGGGCTGGCGCCCGCCTGGCGGCTGTGCAGGCGCTCTATCAGATGGAACAGACAGGCCGCGGTGCCAGCGCCGTCATCCGTGAGTTCATGGAAGACCGTCTGGGCTTCGGCCCGGATGAGGAGCCTGTCGAGGAAGCCGACCCCGATCTCTTCAAGGAAATCCTGAAAGCGACCGTCGAGCACCAGAGTGCCATCGACAGCGCGATCCTGAAGCGGCTCAACAAGGGCTGGAAGCTTGCCCGCCTCGACTCCACCACGCGCGCTATTCTTCGCGCAGCGACGGCAGAGTTCATTGCGCACCGCGAACTTTCGCGCGCCGTGGTGATCGACGAGTACGTATCGCTCGCGCATGACTTTTTCGAATCATCCGAAGCAAATTTCGTGAACGCGGTTCTGGACAATATCGGCCGGGACGTCAGGCCAGAGGAGTAG
- a CDS encoding RibD family protein, with the protein MSRNVTVTLKLATSLDGRIALSNGVSQWITNSKSRARVHQMRAEHDAVLVGVGTVLADDPLLTARTVPAPDTQPARIVADSKLRTPRQSRLVESTGLGRVILAHDDHADPSPFGATGAETWAVGSDGSQIDLNGLLRRCEAEGFNRIFLEGGGTLAASFLAAGLVDVLAWFRAPILIGGDGIPAIGLLGLDRMEQTRRWSLTAREAFDDDCLELWTPI; encoded by the coding sequence GTGAGCCGGAACGTCACCGTCACACTGAAGCTCGCAACCTCGCTCGATGGCCGCATCGCGCTGTCGAACGGTGTCAGCCAGTGGATCACAAACAGCAAATCACGCGCCCGCGTTCACCAGATGCGCGCCGAGCATGACGCAGTCCTGGTCGGTGTCGGCACGGTGCTGGCAGATGATCCGCTTCTGACCGCGCGCACTGTTCCTGCGCCAGACACGCAACCGGCCCGTATTGTTGCTGACAGCAAACTACGCACGCCGCGTCAGTCGAGGCTGGTGGAATCAACTGGTCTCGGCAGGGTTATTCTGGCCCATGATGACCACGCCGACCCGTCACCGTTTGGAGCGACCGGCGCTGAAACCTGGGCCGTAGGCAGCGATGGAAGTCAAATCGATCTTAATGGTTTGCTCCGCCGCTGCGAAGCTGAAGGCTTCAATCGCATTTTCCTCGAGGGCGGCGGCACGCTGGCAGCCAGCTTCCTCGCTGCTGGTCTGGTCGACGTCCTCGCCTGGTTTCGCGCGCCCATTCTGATCGGCGGGGACGGCATTCCAGCCATCGGTCTGCTTGGGCTGGACCGCATGGAGCAAACCCGCCGCTGGTCGCTCACCGCACGGGAGGCATTCGATGACGACTGCCTTGAGCTCTGGACCCCGATCTGA
- the thiL gene encoding thiamine-phosphate kinase produces MSEFDWIDRYLRPLATAPGAHNLKNDVATLSDSVGATIATMDTIVEGVHFLSSDPIETVGKKLLRVNVSDILCKGALPKDALLSVALPNDFTEESFATFCRGLGADLVEWGVTLLGGDTVRTPGPLTLTITLTGTCLAAGPVERSGAQPGDVLCVTGEIGHGGLGLTDAKAGRPSTHADHYRVPRLPGVEVADLVACFASASIDVSDGLLSDTALIAEQSRVAVSLQLSDVPYAAPVSTAEDAINLATSGDDYQTLFTVPPSDLEACLERADESGLSVTVIGQVRTGSEVELRFQDEIFETPTRSGYSH; encoded by the coding sequence ATGAGCGAGTTCGACTGGATCGACCGCTATCTTCGCCCGCTCGCCACTGCTCCCGGCGCGCACAATCTCAAGAATGATGTCGCGACGCTGAGCGACAGTGTGGGCGCGACGATCGCGACAATGGATACGATTGTCGAAGGCGTACACTTTCTTTCCAGCGACCCCATAGAGACGGTCGGCAAGAAACTCCTGCGCGTGAACGTCTCGGATATTCTCTGCAAAGGCGCTTTGCCCAAAGATGCGTTGCTGTCCGTCGCTTTGCCCAATGATTTCACCGAAGAAAGTTTTGCGACTTTCTGCAGGGGACTCGGCGCCGACCTCGTAGAATGGGGCGTTACCCTCCTGGGCGGTGACACTGTGCGAACGCCAGGTCCCCTCACGCTGACCATCACATTGACGGGCACGTGCCTCGCTGCCGGGCCCGTCGAGAGAAGCGGCGCCCAGCCAGGCGATGTTCTTTGCGTGACCGGCGAAATCGGTCATGGAGGCCTGGGGCTTACCGATGCGAAGGCCGGGCGCCCATCGACCCATGCGGATCATTACAGGGTACCCCGGCTGCCGGGCGTAGAGGTCGCTGACCTCGTAGCCTGCTTTGCCAGCGCCTCGATCGACGTCTCCGATGGGCTTCTATCCGATACTGCCCTTATTGCTGAACAGAGCAGGGTGGCTGTTTCGCTCCAACTCAGCGATGTGCCTTATGCAGCCCCCGTTTCAACTGCAGAAGACGCGATCAATCTGGCAACCTCCGGCGACGACTATCAGACGCTTTTCACGGTGCCGCCTTCTGATTTAGAGGCGTGCTTGGAGCGGGCGGATGAAAGCGGCCTCTCTGTCACCGTAATCGGACAAGTGCGTACCGGCAGCGAGGTTGAGCTTCGTTTTCAGGACGAGATCTTCGAGACGCCGACGCGCTCAGGCTATTCACACTAA
- a CDS encoding NAD kinase, which yields MKIKIAFTASRRPEAQEALQRLTKQYGQCDEDDAEVIVALGGDGSMLNAMRRRFDDRKPVYGMNRGTVGFLMNDFVEENLYERINKASKASLIPLRMTATDVHGEHFERLAINEVSLLRETAQSAKLRIRVDGNERMSELTCDGIMVATPAGSTAYNLSAHGPILPIGANLLALTPVSAFRPRRWRGALLRHDAKVEFEIVEPNRRPVSASADNQEVRDIAKVTVTEDRSKPLTMLFDPGHALDERILREQFSF from the coding sequence ATGAAGATAAAGATCGCTTTCACAGCCTCCCGGCGGCCCGAAGCCCAGGAAGCCTTGCAACGCCTGACCAAGCAGTATGGCCAGTGTGATGAAGACGACGCCGAAGTTATCGTGGCGCTCGGCGGCGATGGCTCAATGCTGAACGCAATGCGCCGCCGGTTCGACGATCGAAAGCCGGTCTATGGCATGAACCGCGGCACGGTCGGCTTTCTGATGAACGATTTCGTCGAAGAAAATCTCTATGAGCGAATCAACAAGGCCTCGAAGGCCTCGCTGATTCCGCTCCGGATGACGGCCACGGATGTGCATGGCGAGCATTTCGAGCGTCTGGCGATCAACGAGGTCTCATTGCTGCGAGAGACGGCGCAGAGCGCGAAGCTGCGGATTCGTGTCGACGGAAACGAGCGGATGAGTGAGCTGACCTGCGACGGCATCATGGTGGCAACGCCTGCAGGCTCTACTGCGTATAACCTTTCAGCGCATGGCCCGATCCTGCCGATCGGTGCCAATCTTCTTGCACTGACGCCTGTAAGTGCTTTCAGGCCCAGACGCTGGCGCGGCGCGCTGCTGCGTCATGATGCGAAGGTAGAATTCGAAATCGTTGAACCGAACCGGCGCCCGGTGTCTGCATCGGCCGACAATCAGGAAGTCCGCGACATCGCCAAGGTCACGGTGACCGAAGACCGTAGCAAACCGCTGACAATGCTGTTCGACCCAGGCCACGCGCTCGATGAGCGCATCCTTCGCGAGCAGTTCTCATTCTGA
- the nrdR gene encoding transcriptional regulator NrdR: MKCPFCTAENTAVKDSRPAEDNTAVRRRRSCEVCGGRFTTFERVQLREIIVAKRDGKKALFDREKVAKSVTIALRKRAVGDESVEQLVSGIVRKLESSGETEVTSADIGELVMDALKNVDPVGYVRYASVYKDFRDPTDFAKFIDSSALDDPGNEE; this comes from the coding sequence GTGAAGTGCCCCTTCTGTACCGCTGAAAATACTGCCGTGAAGGACTCGCGTCCCGCCGAGGATAATACGGCTGTGCGTCGGCGCCGCTCCTGCGAGGTTTGCGGTGGCCGGTTCACGACATTTGAGCGCGTACAGCTACGAGAGATCATCGTCGCCAAGCGGGACGGCAAGAAAGCCCTCTTCGACCGCGAGAAAGTCGCGAAATCCGTCACCATAGCGCTTCGCAAACGCGCCGTCGGCGATGAGAGCGTCGAGCAGCTGGTGTCCGGCATCGTCCGCAAGCTTGAAAGCAGTGGCGAGACCGAAGTGACGTCGGCTGACATCGGTGAGCTCGTCATGGATGCGTTGAAGAACGTCGATCCGGTCGGCTATGTCCGCTACGCCAGCGTCTACAAGGATTTTCGCGATCCGACCGACTTTGCGAAGTTCATCGATTCCTCAGCGCTAGACGACCCCGGCAACGAAGAGTGA
- the secF gene encoding protein translocase subunit SecF: MSYRLPALLFSAVLIAASFALIFTKGMNFGIDFAGGSVIEIEQPEGVQEEDVREVMAGLDLGEVGVNAARGTGVEGIEVIVIRFATQQAEEGMDQDTAQQQANDRVRAALNEAFTDVNVRSSAAVGPKVSGELLRSGLLALGVALALMMAYISVRFQWKYALGAVAALFHDVIITMGMFSLTQFEFNLSTIAALLTIVGYSMNDTVIVFDRVREEARKYKKMESDKVIDLAVNQTLSRTLLTSGTTLLALFSIYLFGGTVLSGMSFALIFGVIIGTYSSVFVASSVLLLLGLDQGEKQRREVEGFQGVS; encoded by the coding sequence ATGTCGTATCGCCTGCCGGCTCTGCTGTTCTCGGCAGTGCTGATTGCGGCGTCTTTTGCGCTCATCTTCACCAAGGGCATGAATTTCGGCATCGACTTCGCGGGCGGCTCCGTCATCGAGATCGAACAGCCAGAAGGCGTGCAGGAAGAAGATGTGCGCGAAGTCATGGCTGGCCTCGACCTCGGTGAGGTTGGCGTTAACGCGGCTCGCGGTACTGGCGTCGAAGGTATCGAAGTAATCGTGATCCGGTTTGCAACCCAGCAGGCCGAAGAGGGAATGGACCAGGACACAGCCCAGCAACAGGCGAATGACCGCGTCCGCGCTGCCCTCAACGAAGCCTTTACAGACGTCAATGTCCGAAGCAGCGCCGCGGTCGGCCCCAAAGTTTCCGGTGAATTGCTGAGAAGTGGTCTTCTGGCGCTTGGTGTCGCCCTGGCTCTGATGATGGCCTACATCTCGGTTCGCTTCCAATGGAAGTATGCACTCGGCGCCGTGGCCGCGCTCTTCCATGATGTAATCATAACGATGGGTATGTTCTCGCTGACCCAGTTTGAGTTCAACCTGTCGACCATCGCCGCGCTTCTGACCATCGTCGGTTATTCGATGAACGACACCGTGATCGTCTTTGACCGCGTGCGAGAGGAAGCGCGCAAATACAAGAAGATGGAGTCCGACAAGGTCATCGATCTTGCTGTGAACCAGACACTGTCGCGAACCTTGCTGACTTCCGGCACCACGCTGCTTGCTCTCTTCAGCATCTACCTGTTCGGCGGAACTGTGCTGAGCGGCATGAGCTTTGCGCTCATCTTCGGCGTGATTATCGGCACTTACTCATCAGTGTTCGTTGCCTCGTCGGTGCTGCTCTTGCTGGGGCTCGATCAGGGCGAGAAACAGCGCCGCGAAGTCGAAGGCTTTCAGGGCGTCTCTTAA
- the ribH gene encoding 6,7-dimethyl-8-ribityllumazine synthase → MPHRILVATSRYYDHISREMEAGVAETLADEDVSLETIEVPGAFEVPGIIAMAADSGRFDGYIALGCVIRGETSHYDYVCGESARGLMTLAVERRLAIGYGILTVENEAQALERADRKRKNKGRDAAIACLEMLKLRKKFVG, encoded by the coding sequence ATGCCCCACCGCATTCTCGTCGCGACCTCGCGCTATTACGATCACATCTCTCGCGAAATGGAAGCGGGCGTTGCCGAAACACTCGCCGATGAGGACGTCTCCCTGGAAACCATCGAAGTGCCTGGTGCATTTGAAGTCCCAGGCATCATCGCCATGGCGGCCGACAGTGGCCGGTTTGATGGCTATATTGCGCTTGGCTGCGTCATTCGCGGTGAGACCAGCCATTATGACTATGTCTGCGGTGAGAGTGCCCGCGGTCTGATGACCCTCGCTGTCGAGCGGCGCCTCGCCATCGGCTACGGTATCCTGACGGTCGAAAACGAAGCGCAGGCGCTGGAACGCGCGGACCGCAAACGCAAGAACAAGGGCCGCGATGCTGCAATCGCCTGCCTTGAAATGTTGAAGCTCCGCAAGAAGTTTGTGGGATGA
- the glyA gene encoding serine hydroxymethyltransferase — protein MPDTSPAATFDLNRFFSAGVKDTDAELADALAKELDRQRHEIELIASENIVSKAVLDAQGSVLTNKYAEGYPGRRYYGGCEFVDLAENLAMDRAKKLFNCDFANVQPNSGSQANQAVFQALIKPGDTILGMSLDAGGHLTHGAKPNQSGKWFNAIQYGVRKEDDLIDFDQVRSLAKEHQPKLIIAGGSAYPRQIDFARFREIADEVGAWFLVDMAHFAGLVAGGAHPNPLDHCHVATTTTHKTLRGPRGGMVLTNDETIAKKVNSAVFPGIQGGPLMHVIAAKAVAFGEALTDDFHVYADNVVKNARAMASAAKESGLDLVSGGTDTHVALIDLRPKKVTGKDAEAALGRAYITCNKNGVPFDPEKPAITSGIRVGSPAGTTRGFGEGEFRQIGAWIGEIVDAVAAGDPSATEARVAEEVKALTARFPIYHTLG, from the coding sequence ATGCCTGACACGTCTCCCGCGGCGACATTCGACCTGAACCGCTTCTTTTCGGCAGGGGTCAAGGACACCGATGCGGAACTCGCAGACGCGTTGGCCAAGGAACTTGATCGCCAGCGGCACGAGATCGAGCTGATCGCATCAGAGAACATCGTCTCCAAAGCCGTGCTCGATGCGCAGGGGTCCGTCCTCACGAACAAATATGCCGAAGGGTATCCGGGACGTCGCTATTATGGCGGCTGTGAATTCGTCGATCTAGCTGAAAACCTCGCAATGGATCGGGCGAAGAAGCTCTTCAATTGCGACTTTGCGAACGTCCAGCCAAACTCCGGCAGCCAGGCCAATCAGGCCGTTTTTCAGGCCCTCATCAAACCGGGCGACACCATTCTCGGCATGAGCCTCGATGCCGGCGGCCACCTCACTCATGGGGCAAAACCCAACCAGTCTGGCAAATGGTTCAATGCCATCCAGTACGGCGTGCGCAAAGAAGACGACCTCATCGACTTTGATCAGGTGCGCTCGCTCGCCAAGGAACATCAGCCCAAGCTCATCATCGCGGGCGGCTCGGCCTATCCCCGCCAGATCGACTTTGCCAGGTTCCGCGAAATCGCCGACGAAGTTGGCGCCTGGTTCCTTGTCGACATGGCGCACTTTGCGGGTCTCGTGGCCGGCGGCGCGCATCCAAACCCGCTGGATCATTGCCACGTCGCGACCACGACAACCCACAAGACACTTCGCGGTCCGCGCGGCGGCATGGTTCTGACCAATGACGAGACGATTGCGAAGAAAGTGAACTCGGCCGTCTTCCCGGGCATTCAGGGTGGTCCGCTCATGCATGTTATCGCCGCGAAGGCGGTCGCCTTCGGCGAGGCCCTTACCGACGATTTCCACGTCTACGCTGACAATGTGGTAAAGAACGCACGCGCAATGGCCTCTGCGGCCAAGGAGTCCGGGCTGGATCTGGTCTCAGGTGGCACTGACACGCATGTCGCGCTGATCGACCTTCGCCCCAAGAAAGTGACCGGCAAGGACGCCGAGGCCGCGCTCGGCCGCGCTTATATTACCTGCAACAAGAACGGCGTCCCGTTCGACCCTGAGAAGCCTGCCATCACCAGCGGTATTCGTGTCGGCTCACCTGCTGGGACAACACGTGGTTTCGGGGAAGGAGAATTCCGCCAGATCGGCGCATGGATCGGTGAGATCGTGGATGCCGTAGCCGCCGGAGACCCATCTGCAACCGAGGCGCGCGTCGCCGAAGAGGTGAAGGCGCTCACCGCCCGTTTCCCGATCTACCACACGCTGGGATAG
- the ribB gene encoding 3,4-dihydroxy-2-butanone-4-phosphate synthase — MSGDLHHAISSIDEIIEDARNGRMFILVDAEDRENEGDLVIPASFATPEAVNFMAKFGRGLICLSMTKERARTLNLDMMARDNRESMQTAFTVSIEAKDGVTTGISAADRARTVAVAIDPTKDHHDIVSPGHVFPLIARDGGTLVRAGHTEAAVDLSRMAGLYPAGVICEIMNDDGTMARLPELVSFAQLHGLKIGTIADLIAWRRKNDRYLERRVEAPLDSEYGDGFKTVVFRNSLDNSEHIAVVHGTISPDETVLVRVHRTDVLSDILGQKGPRANLVEKAMKIIAESDEPGVVVFVNTMRPNSIASRLGLKTSEDDDGHMPLREYGVGAQILRELGVRKMTFLSDTKPTRVAGLEGYGMQIEGWRTLTDGNS, encoded by the coding sequence ATGAGCGGCGACCTCCACCACGCAATTTCTTCCATCGATGAAATCATCGAGGACGCTCGCAATGGGCGCATGTTTATTCTCGTTGATGCGGAAGACCGCGAGAATGAGGGCGACCTTGTCATCCCGGCAAGCTTTGCGACCCCTGAAGCGGTCAACTTCATGGCGAAGTTCGGCCGCGGCCTGATCTGCCTCTCCATGACGAAGGAGCGGGCTCGCACGCTAAACCTCGACATGATGGCGCGTGACAACCGCGAAAGCATGCAGACGGCCTTCACCGTCTCGATCGAAGCAAAAGACGGCGTCACGACCGGTATTTCTGCGGCAGATCGCGCCCGGACCGTCGCTGTTGCAATCGACCCGACCAAGGATCACCACGATATCGTCTCACCGGGCCATGTCTTTCCACTGATCGCGCGCGATGGCGGCACGCTCGTCAGGGCAGGGCATACTGAAGCGGCTGTCGATCTCTCTCGCATGGCGGGCCTCTATCCAGCTGGCGTGATCTGCGAAATCATGAATGATGACGGGACGATGGCCCGACTTCCTGAACTGGTTTCCTTTGCCCAGCTTCATGGTCTCAAGATCGGCACGATCGCAGATCTTATCGCCTGGCGCCGCAAGAATGACCGCTATCTGGAGCGGCGCGTAGAAGCCCCGCTCGACAGTGAGTATGGCGATGGCTTCAAGACGGTCGTCTTCCGTAACTCGCTGGACAATTCCGAGCACATCGCCGTAGTCCACGGCACGATCAGCCCTGACGAGACGGTTCTTGTGCGCGTCCATCGGACCGATGTTCTGTCGGACATTCTAGGCCAGAAAGGCCCCCGCGCAAACCTTGTCGAAAAGGCAATGAAGATCATTGCTGAGTCCGATGAGCCAGGCGTGGTTGTCTTCGTCAACACGATGCGCCCCAACTCGATCGCGTCGCGTCTCGGCCTTAAAACCTCCGAGGACGATGATGGTCACATGCCGCTTCGCGAGTACGGTGTCGGCGCGCAGATCCTGCGTGAGCTCGGCGTCCGGAAAATGACCTTTCTCTCAGACACCAAGCCGACACGCGTGGCTGGCCTTGAAGGCTATGGCATGCAAATCGAAGGCTGGCGAACCCTTACGGACGGAAACTCCTGA
- a CDS encoding class II aldolase/adducin family protein, with amino-acid sequence MPDDMKSVDVKNAVSAEEWQARVDCAMLYRLVALHGWDDMIFTHISHRVPGPEHHFLINPYGQFFDEITASSLVKVDLEGNIVMDTPYFINPAGFTIHSAIHANREDANVVMHLHTDQGVAVSAQKEGLMPISQTAMIVRDDLAYHDYEGVALDLDERERLVRDLGPEKSTMMLRNHGTLTCGKTASIAFTKMFFLERACSMQVQALSAGRDGVLECDRDIQEKVAGQGSRGMETLTEKLVWPGLKRKLDRQSPGYDA; translated from the coding sequence ATGCCGGACGATATGAAATCAGTTGATGTGAAGAATGCCGTATCCGCAGAGGAGTGGCAGGCACGGGTCGATTGCGCGATGCTTTACCGCCTCGTGGCTCTGCATGGCTGGGACGACATGATCTTCACGCATATCTCACATCGTGTGCCGGGTCCGGAACATCACTTCCTCATCAACCCTTACGGGCAGTTCTTTGACGAGATCACCGCATCCTCCCTCGTCAAGGTCGATCTGGAAGGTAATATCGTGATGGACACGCCATACTTCATCAATCCGGCAGGTTTCACGATCCATTCGGCCATCCACGCGAATCGCGAGGACGCAAATGTCGTCATGCACCTTCATACCGATCAGGGCGTTGCTGTTTCCGCTCAAAAGGAAGGGCTAATGCCGATCTCGCAGACAGCGATGATTGTGCGCGATGATCTTGCCTATCACGACTATGAGGGCGTCGCGCTCGACCTTGATGAGCGCGAAAGACTGGTGCGCGACCTCGGCCCTGAAAAGTCGACCATGATGCTTCGTAATCACGGCACGCTGACATGCGGCAAGACCGCATCGATTGCGTTCACGAAGATGTTCTTCCTTGAGCGCGCCTGTAGCATGCAGGTTCAGGCCCTTTCTGCCGGGCGTGACGGCGTTCTGGAATGCGACCGCGACATTCAGGAAAAGGTTGCTGGGCAAGGGTCTCGCGGCATGGAAACCCTGACCGAAAAGCTCGTCTGGCCTGGGCTCAAACGCAAACTCGATCGCCAGTCGCCTGGATATGACGCTTAA